The following coding sequences are from one Rutidosis leptorrhynchoides isolate AG116_Rl617_1_P2 chromosome 11, CSIRO_AGI_Rlap_v1, whole genome shotgun sequence window:
- the LOC139876457 gene encoding acetate--CoA ligase CCL3 — MTSPIKDIDNLPKNEANYTALTPLWFLKRAALIHPNRPSLIHGPLRYTWQQTYLRCCRLASALSNHSVSFGSTVAVIAPNTPAMYEAHFGVPMSGAVINAVNIRLNASTIGFLLEHSSSAVIMVDQEFFKLAEQALTILKTKTKTNFKSPILIVIKDQSNECDPKNLEYALSKGAIEYEKFLESGDPEFLWTPPQDEWQSIALGYTSGTTSSPKGVVLHHRGAYLMAMSNVVVWGVPDGAVYLWTLPMFHCNGWCFTWTLAAICGTNICLRQVTAKGVYSAIANLGATHFCAAPVVLNTIVNAPPKDTILPLPRLVHVMTAGAAPPPSVLSKMSQNGFRVTHTYGLSETYGPSTVCAWKPEWDNLTPETQAKLNARQGVPYTALEGLDVVDTQTMKPVPPNGTTVGEIVFRGNIVMKGYLKNPKANAEAFAGGWFHSGDLAVKHPDGYIEIKDRSKDVIISGGENISSVEVENTLYQHPLISEASVVARPDDRWGETPCAFVTLKEGVEKSDENKIADDIIKFCRAKMPAYWVPKSVVFGLLPKTATGKVQKHLLRAKAKEMGPIKMSKL; from the exons ATGACGTCACCGATCAAAGACATCGACAATTTACCAAAAAACGAAGCAAACTACACAGCACTTACACCACTATGGTTCTTAAAACGAGCTGCTTTGATTCATCCCAACCGTCCTTCTTTGATCCACGGTCCACTTCGTTACACGTGGCAACAAACTTACCTCCGTTGTTGCCGTTTAGCTTCTGCTCTTTCCAATCACTCCGTCTCTTTTGGTTCAACT GTAGCTGTGATTGCGCCAAATACTCCAGCCATGTACGAAGCACATTTTGGGGTCCCAATGAGCGGGGCGGTCATAAACGCAGTCAACATTCGTTTAAACGCTTCAACTATCGGTTTCCTTCTAGAACATTCATCGTCTGCAGTTATAATGGTGGATCAAGAATTTTTCAAACTAGCCGAACAAGCATTAACaattctaaaaactaaaacaaAAACCAACTTCAAATCTCCAATTTTAATCGTCATTAAAGATCAAAGCAACGAATGTGATCCAAAGAATCTCGAATACGCTTTATCAAAAGGGGCGATTGAATACGAGAAATTTCTAGAATCAGGTGACCCGGAATTTTTATGGACCCCACCACAAGATGAGTGGCAGAGTATTGCATTGGGTTATACTTCGGGTACAACATCGAGTCCGAAAGGAGTCGTGTTACATCATCGAGGGGCGTATTTAATGGCTATGAGTAACGTTGTGGTGTGGGGTGTACCTGATGGTGCTGTATACTTGTGGACTTTGCCTATGTTTCACTGTAACGGTTGGTGTTTTACTTGGACTCTTGCTGCTATTTGTGGGACCAACATATGCCTCCGACAG GTGACAGCTAAAGGTGTTTACTCGGCTATAGCCAATCTTGGTGCCACCCATTTTTGTGCGGCCCCCGTTGTCCTCAACACAATCGTAAACGCTCCCCCTAAAGACACTATTCTCCCACTCCCCCGCCTTGTCCACGTCATGACAGCTGGCGCGGCCCCACCACCTTCCGTCCTTTCGAAAATGTCCCAAAACGGTTTCCGCGTGACCCACACATACGGCCTCTCGGAAACTTACGGCCCGTCAACCGTTTGCGCATGGAAGCCCGAATGGGACAACCTCACACCCGAAACACAAGCCAAACTCAACGCCCGTCAAGGGGTCCCGTACACCGCACTCGAAGGACTCGATGTTGTCGACACCCAAACCATGAAACCGGTCCCACCAAACGGGACCACAGTCGGTGAAATCGTGTTTCGTGGGAACATTGTCATGAAGGGATACTTAAAGAACCCGAAAGCGAACGCTGAAGCGTTCGCTGGCGGGTGGTTTCACTCGGGCGATTTAGCCGTGAAACACCCGGATGGTTATATAGAAATTAAAGACCGATCGAAGGATGTTATAATATCGGGCGGTGAGAATATTAGTAGTGTTGAAGTCGAAAATACTTTATATCAACACCCGTTGATTTCTGAGGCGTCGGTGGTCGCAAGACCCGATGATAGATGGGGTGAAACGCCGTGTGCATTTGTGACATTAAAAGAAGGCGTTGAGAAATCGGATGAAAATAAGATTGCGGATGATATAATAAAGTTTTGTCGTGCGAAAATGCCGGCTTATTGGGTCCCGAAATCGGTTGTGTTTGGCTTGTTACCAAAAACTGCTACCGGAAAAGTTCAGAAACATTTGTTGAGGGCTAAAGCTAAAGAAATGGGACCTATTAAAATGAGCAAGTTATAG